The following proteins come from a genomic window of Streptomyces liliiviolaceus:
- the cas3 gene encoding CRISPR-associated helicase Cas3' has product MSERYGPVVVRALETLWGKSRERAGGATNLLLAHLVDTAAVAELLWDGFLARSTCLALDEVAGGPGRGRRLFVWLCGAHDCGKVTPAHQRLWPEGAEAVRRSGLTWVESAAVAGAKQQRRWRHDWAGGLITREVLAGAGWDVRQLDWVWPLVAGHHGAFPSLRDVQEPRHAKGQLRGRGTWRQVQQAVLDVFTQEIGFGGLGEVEPVVVPSRALQLQLSGLVVMADWIASDERFFVGVDDLRLVSLDASRERAASAWQALGLQGGWGALAVPGPEAFRDRFGYAPRPSQAMVGEAVRRMGSPGIVVVEAPMGEGKTEAAQSAAEVLAARFGADGVFVGMPTQATSDPMFTRTRRWLEAVDEHLASRVVLLHGKRAFNREWKALLEDAGAYADEAFCGVDEFGLEDDPYGVESEARDVPERRAPAEWFLGSKRGLLAPFVVGTIDQLLYAATRTRHVMLRMAGLAGKVVILDEVHACDVYMSQFLQEALRWLGQAGVPVLVLSATLAPAQRQALVEAYLAGAASREELRVQVPVPSGYPSVTAAWLPASGEPQIHMDATGSWREDLGVRVRIVPEAVPGAHRSRQERERLQGEADARVGDLLASELADGGTALVIRNSVARAQSLYEELRGRFGRDEVRLLHARFTVARRADLTEESLRLLGPRTPRPRDGRLILVATQLAEQSFDVDADLLVTDLAPVDLLLQRIGRLHRHEDTWRPDRLRVPQVFLTGFEPREGREPAFAFASEMIYGRHLLLRTAAVLPGAGEVWSVPGDVPEVVARVYGADASLLPQMWREAGEEACREQESRDRTRAENARQFLLTAPGEHEKRTLAGLHYGGSTAGSNEDSLQAAVRDGDESVEVVLVVREEDDAVFRTLAGRALSVNGEVAPEVLEEVLGSVVRLPPKLTQAAAQLQPLPGWHGHPWLRHSRALVLDASRRARLGDLTVSYDDEFGLRQE; this is encoded by the coding sequence TGGATGAGGTCGCGGGCGGGCCGGGGCGCGGGCGGCGGTTGTTCGTCTGGTTGTGCGGAGCTCACGACTGCGGGAAGGTGACGCCGGCGCATCAGCGTCTGTGGCCCGAGGGAGCGGAGGCTGTGCGCAGGTCGGGGCTGACATGGGTGGAGTCGGCTGCTGTGGCGGGAGCCAAGCAGCAGAGGCGGTGGCGTCACGACTGGGCGGGTGGGTTGATAACGCGGGAGGTGCTGGCCGGGGCCGGTTGGGATGTGAGGCAACTGGACTGGGTGTGGCCGCTGGTGGCTGGACACCATGGTGCGTTCCCTTCGCTGCGGGATGTGCAGGAACCGCGTCACGCGAAGGGGCAGTTGCGGGGGAGGGGAACGTGGCGTCAGGTCCAGCAGGCTGTGCTTGATGTGTTCACCCAGGAGATCGGGTTCGGGGGCCTCGGCGAAGTGGAGCCCGTGGTGGTTCCGTCCAGGGCGCTTCAGTTGCAGCTCAGCGGCTTGGTGGTGATGGCGGACTGGATTGCCAGTGATGAGCGGTTCTTCGTGGGTGTGGACGATCTGCGGCTGGTGAGTCTGGATGCTTCCCGTGAGCGGGCGGCGTCGGCGTGGCAGGCTCTGGGGTTGCAGGGCGGTTGGGGTGCTTTGGCCGTGCCGGGGCCGGAGGCGTTCCGGGACCGGTTCGGGTATGCGCCGCGGCCCTCGCAGGCCATGGTAGGCGAGGCGGTTCGCCGCATGGGCAGTCCGGGGATCGTGGTGGTCGAAGCGCCGATGGGTGAGGGCAAGACGGAGGCTGCTCAGTCTGCGGCGGAAGTCCTGGCTGCCAGGTTCGGCGCGGATGGCGTGTTCGTGGGAATGCCGACCCAGGCAACCAGTGATCCCATGTTCACCCGTACACGTCGGTGGCTGGAGGCGGTCGACGAGCACCTGGCGTCCCGGGTGGTGCTGCTGCACGGCAAGAGGGCGTTCAACCGGGAGTGGAAAGCTCTGCTTGAGGACGCCGGCGCGTATGCGGACGAGGCATTTTGCGGGGTGGACGAGTTCGGGCTGGAGGACGACCCGTACGGAGTCGAGTCCGAGGCGCGTGATGTGCCGGAGCGGCGGGCGCCCGCGGAGTGGTTTCTGGGATCGAAGCGCGGGCTGCTGGCCCCGTTCGTGGTCGGCACGATCGATCAGCTTCTGTACGCGGCTACCCGTACACGGCATGTGATGCTGCGCATGGCGGGCCTGGCCGGCAAGGTCGTGATCCTGGACGAGGTGCACGCGTGCGACGTGTACATGAGCCAGTTTCTGCAAGAGGCGCTGCGCTGGCTGGGTCAGGCCGGGGTGCCGGTGCTCGTCCTGTCGGCGACGCTGGCACCCGCGCAGCGCCAGGCGCTGGTCGAGGCGTACCTGGCCGGTGCGGCCTCACGGGAGGAGCTCCGGGTCCAGGTGCCTGTGCCGTCGGGGTACCCGAGCGTCACGGCCGCATGGCTGCCGGCCTCGGGGGAGCCGCAGATCCATATGGATGCGACCGGCAGTTGGCGCGAGGACCTCGGCGTGCGGGTGCGGATCGTGCCCGAGGCGGTGCCCGGTGCACATCGTTCGCGTCAGGAGCGCGAACGGCTGCAGGGCGAGGCGGATGCGCGGGTAGGGGACCTGCTGGCGAGCGAGCTCGCCGACGGGGGAACCGCGCTGGTCATCCGTAACTCCGTTGCGCGGGCACAGAGCCTCTATGAGGAGTTGCGCGGGCGGTTCGGCAGGGACGAAGTGCGGCTTCTGCACGCTCGCTTCACCGTGGCCCGGCGCGCCGATCTGACGGAGGAGAGCCTGCGCCTGCTGGGTCCGCGCACACCGCGGCCCAGGGATGGCCGGTTGATCCTGGTGGCGACTCAGCTTGCCGAGCAGTCCTTCGACGTCGATGCCGACCTGCTCGTCACGGATCTGGCGCCCGTCGACCTGCTGTTGCAGCGCATCGGCCGGTTGCACCGGCACGAGGACACCTGGCGTCCGGACAGGCTGCGCGTGCCGCAGGTGTTCCTCACCGGGTTCGAGCCGCGTGAAGGCCGTGAGCCGGCGTTCGCGTTCGCCAGCGAGATGATCTACGGGCGCCATCTGCTGCTGCGCACCGCGGCGGTGCTGCCCGGCGCGGGTGAGGTGTGGTCGGTTCCAGGCGACGTGCCTGAGGTGGTGGCCAGGGTGTATGGGGCGGATGCGTCGCTGCTGCCCCAGATGTGGCGGGAGGCCGGCGAAGAGGCATGCCGGGAGCAGGAGAGCAGGGACCGAACGCGTGCCGAGAACGCACGGCAGTTCTTGCTGACCGCGCCCGGTGAGCACGAGAAGCGGACGCTGGCAGGTCTGCACTACGGCGGCTCCACCGCGGGCAGCAACGAGGACTCACTGCAGGCCGCGGTGCGTGATGGTGACGAATCCGTCGAGGTCGTCCTGGTGGTCCGGGAGGAGGACGATGCGGTCTTCAGGACGCTGGCGGGACGGGCCTTGAGCGTCAATGGTGAGGTGGCGCCGGAGGTGCTGGAGGAGGTGCTGGGCTCGGTGGTGCGTCTGCCGCCGAAGTTGACGCAAGCGGCCGCGCAGTTGCAGCCACTGCCCGGCTGGCACGGGCATCCGTGGTTGCGTCACAGCCGTGCTCTGGTGCTGGACGCCTCACGCAGGGCCCGGCTGGGTGACCTCACGGTGTCCTACGACGACGAGTTCGGGCTCCGGCAGGAGTAG